A window from Enterocloster bolteae encodes these proteins:
- a CDS encoding EAL domain-containing protein yields MERIRQFLNKNIYIFSVRQGLLLTIPFLILGSFSMVIMQFPLKAWQELLPGFAGGSVKLLLMAVYQATFGSLSFIFALMISYSYGEEQTVYKNTHIFFPAVALCSFIAFTYPSGGLSIWGPEWSFTAICITLISCFLLTGIYHWVEGYRHLYTMGVAYNFNASMQSMIPAVVTIGLCGLSGLVLSLAFDDVNIMNFGSYLFLKLFGQMGNGLFSILLYILLSHVLWFFGIHGTNTLEAVSRRLFESEVTANQAMAAQGLEPTHMFSKTFLDTFVFIGGSGCALCMVLALFLAARKNNNRRLAKLSLPAVVFNINELVLFGFPIIFSADMILPFILTPMVLSVISSFAMWFGLVPVASRSVEWTVPVLASGYLATGSVSGSLLQAFNLIVGTMIYIPFIKQSERVQDREFLGKIKRLEASMNEDERSVWVRDFRWNTYENQQTAKLLASDLEYALSKGALELYYQPQVKRDGTLYGCEALLRWNYMGQGFVYPPLIIALAVQGDFIGSLGMYIVEKACRDMAGAHTQAGCPVSFSVNILPLELEDPSFADHVLRILKDTGVEGSNLTIELTEQVALNPGPNLERQLEKLRESRVRISMDDFGMGHGSLNYLNSAHYDEVKIDGSLIRRLPEHTQTCELVGNIMNMSRILGVSTVAECVETPEQIQMLEKLGCSIYQGYYYSRPLPLDAFIEYVKGL; encoded by the coding sequence GCTCATGGCTGTGTACCAGGCCACCTTCGGCTCCCTTTCCTTTATCTTTGCATTAATGATATCCTACTCCTACGGGGAAGAGCAGACTGTGTATAAGAATACCCATATATTTTTCCCGGCAGTGGCCCTGTGCTCATTCATTGCATTTACCTATCCATCAGGCGGGCTGTCCATATGGGGGCCGGAGTGGAGCTTTACGGCCATATGCATTACCCTCATCAGCTGCTTCCTCCTGACCGGAATTTACCATTGGGTGGAGGGATACCGTCATCTGTATACCATGGGAGTGGCCTATAATTTCAACGCCTCTATGCAGAGCATGATTCCTGCTGTTGTCACGATTGGGCTGTGCGGGCTTTCCGGCCTGGTTCTGAGTCTGGCTTTTGACGATGTGAATATCATGAATTTCGGTTCTTATCTGTTTCTCAAGCTGTTCGGCCAGATGGGAAACGGCCTGTTTTCCATACTTTTATATATCCTGTTGTCCCATGTGCTGTGGTTTTTTGGAATACACGGGACCAATACGCTGGAGGCTGTATCCCGCAGGCTGTTTGAGTCAGAGGTGACGGCCAACCAGGCTATGGCAGCCCAGGGGCTGGAGCCCACCCATATGTTCAGCAAAACGTTTCTGGATACCTTTGTGTTCATCGGAGGCAGCGGATGTGCCCTGTGCATGGTTCTGGCCCTGTTTCTTGCTGCCAGGAAGAATAATAACCGCAGACTGGCCAAACTTTCCCTTCCTGCGGTTGTATTCAATATCAATGAGTTGGTATTGTTTGGATTTCCCATCATATTCAGTGCAGATATGATTCTGCCTTTTATACTGACTCCTATGGTTCTGTCGGTCATCAGCAGTTTTGCCATGTGGTTTGGCCTGGTGCCCGTGGCTTCCCGGAGTGTGGAATGGACTGTGCCGGTGCTTGCCAGCGGCTATCTGGCAACAGGAAGTGTAAGCGGAAGCCTGCTACAAGCCTTTAACCTGATTGTGGGTACCATGATTTATATTCCCTTTATTAAACAGAGCGAACGGGTCCAGGACCGTGAATTTCTGGGAAAAATCAAGAGACTGGAGGCATCCATGAATGAGGATGAACGCTCGGTTTGGGTCAGGGATTTCCGCTGGAATACCTACGAAAACCAGCAGACAGCCAAGCTGCTGGCGTCAGACCTGGAATATGCCCTGTCCAAGGGAGCGCTGGAGTTATACTACCAGCCCCAGGTGAAACGTGACGGAACCCTCTATGGATGCGAGGCACTGCTGCGTTGGAACTACATGGGCCAGGGCTTTGTGTATCCGCCCCTTATCATTGCGCTGGCTGTCCAGGGGGATTTCATCGGATCTCTGGGCATGTATATTGTAGAGAAGGCCTGCCGTGACATGGCGGGGGCGCACACTCAGGCAGGCTGCCCGGTATCCTTTTCCGTAAATATCCTGCCTCTGGAGCTGGAGGATCCGTCCTTTGCAGATCATGTTTTGAGAATTTTGAAGGATACCGGTGTGGAGGGCAGTAATTTGACCATTGAACTGACAGAGCAGGTGGCGCTGAATCCCGGCCCCAATCTGGAACGCCAGTTGGAGAAACTGAGAGAGTCCCGGGTGCGTATCAGCATGGATGACTTTGGAATGGGCCATGGTTCCCTTAACTATCTGAATTCTGCCCATTATGACGAGGTTAAGATTGACGGATCCCTTATCCGGCGCCTGCCGGAACATACCCAGACATGTGAACTGGTGGGCAACATTATGAACATGTCCCGGATTCTGGGAGTCAGCACAGTGGCTGAGTGCGTGGAGACGCCGGAGCAGATTCAGATGCTGGAGAAGCTGGGATGCAGCATTTACCAGGGATACTATTACAGCAGGCCTCTGCCGCTGGACGCATTCATTGAGTATGTGAAAGGTCTGTAG
- a CDS encoding MarR family winged helix-turn-helix transcriptional regulator encodes MNNKNFTEELLRLLPYWHYRIDKPFKAFMKDKMSLETYYCLQVLLRKGPMTMTELTRHLNVSKQQATKLIEILCSHDFVRRLPTEHDRRCIVIEVTERAKDYMINTIYKDTSFADKLKQELGSEDMERLEQAVLTLSDVLSRLD; translated from the coding sequence ATGAATAACAAAAACTTCACCGAGGAACTGCTCCGTCTGCTCCCCTATTGGCATTACAGGATTGATAAACCCTTCAAGGCATTTATGAAGGATAAGATGAGTCTGGAAACCTATTACTGTCTGCAGGTACTGCTCCGCAAAGGTCCCATGACCATGACAGAGCTCACCCGGCACTTAAATGTCAGCAAACAACAGGCAACCAAGCTCATAGAAATCCTGTGCAGCCACGACTTTGTCAGAAGGCTTCCAACAGAACACGACCGGCGCTGCATCGTCATAGAAGTGACTGAACGCGCCAAGGATTATATGATAAATACGATTTATAAAGACACCTCTTTTGCAGATAAACTGAAACAGGAACTGGGGTCTGAAGATATGGAGCGGCTGGAGCAGGCTGTGCTGACACTGTCAGACGTGCTCTCCAGGCTGGACTGA
- a CDS encoding FUSC family protein: MAENEKKKRTLWEQAVENALHFAFNLAFVFIFQSIFGVQNVLPGVAISVGMTMFPDGYIGVRPVTMAGIIIGLYCGCVIAGQTALMLPAAALVIDFLFVLLIMALTCEPTMYKPAISFLLCFVFAQSTPVPPAAFPMRLAGAAAGAAAVAVTTVIKWYWQGHGKEGRGLKEQIRLCTVRKGYILRMSMGIAAAMFIGMVLHLRKPLWISIVVMSLTQLHYHETLERIRHRFLGNVLGILFFVVVFRMLVPESWAFGMVLFLGYISFFTSEYKYKQIVNAVSAINASLVLLDTSTAIENRLLCLAGGACIVLILYLAQKLGRGIMGHTGAAAACRIK; encoded by the coding sequence ATGGCGGAAAATGAAAAGAAAAAGAGAACTTTATGGGAACAGGCCGTGGAAAATGCGCTCCATTTTGCATTTAACCTGGCCTTTGTATTTATATTTCAATCCATATTTGGTGTACAGAATGTGCTTCCGGGGGTGGCTATCAGTGTGGGCATGACCATGTTCCCGGATGGATATATCGGGGTGAGGCCCGTGACCATGGCGGGGATTATCATAGGATTGTACTGCGGCTGTGTTATTGCCGGGCAGACAGCCCTGATGCTGCCGGCAGCAGCCCTTGTGATTGATTTTCTTTTTGTCCTTCTTATTATGGCCCTGACCTGTGAACCCACCATGTACAAACCAGCTATCAGTTTCCTGCTGTGCTTCGTGTTCGCACAGTCCACACCTGTACCGCCAGCGGCATTTCCTATGCGTCTGGCAGGCGCAGCAGCAGGTGCTGCAGCGGTGGCGGTTACTACGGTTATCAAGTGGTATTGGCAGGGACACGGGAAGGAAGGACGCGGTTTAAAGGAACAGATAAGGCTGTGCACGGTACGGAAAGGCTATATATTGCGGATGTCTATGGGGATAGCGGCAGCTATGTTTATAGGTATGGTCCTTCACCTGAGAAAGCCCCTGTGGATTAGTATTGTGGTAATGTCCCTGACTCAGCTGCATTACCATGAAACATTGGAGCGCATACGCCACCGCTTTCTCGGAAATGTCCTGGGCATTCTGTTCTTTGTGGTGGTATTCCGCATGCTGGTGCCTGAGAGCTGGGCTTTTGGCATGGTATTGTTTTTGGGATATATCAGTTTTTTTACCTCAGAATATAAATATAAGCAGATTGTCAATGCAGTGAGCGCCATCAACGCGTCTCTGGTGCTCTTAGATACATCCACGGCCATTGAAAACAGGCTTCTCTGTCTGGCAGGCGGGGCATGCATTGTGCTGATTCTGTATCTGGCGCAGAAACTCGGAAGGGGAATCATGGGCCATACAGGAGCTGCGGCGGCCTGCCGTATAAAGTGA
- a CDS encoding TatD family hydrolase, producing the protein MDLRYIDIGVNLMGKQFDKDREEVVRDSLKEGVGLIITGTDLKSNQAAVDYIGEKMPEKTWCTCGIHPHNADRWNDDYRSKLEALIRRNRQSIVALGEAGLDYDRMFSARENQKKCFSDILEMAGDLDLPLFLHERAAEQDFIRLLKNRRELCRRSVVHCFTGTRETAYRYLQLGCYIGITGWICDDRRNRDVVEAVRVIPLERLMIETDAPYLTPLNIRGLSRRNVPSNIVYVAERIAEIKGVDVETVKKIALETTRTFFSV; encoded by the coding sequence ATGGATTTACGTTATATAGACATAGGTGTGAACCTGATGGGAAAACAGTTTGACAAGGATCGGGAGGAGGTGGTCCGTGATTCCCTTAAGGAGGGAGTGGGGCTAATCATAACAGGTACTGATCTGAAATCAAACCAGGCAGCGGTTGACTATATAGGGGAGAAGATGCCTGAGAAAACCTGGTGTACCTGCGGTATCCATCCCCACAATGCCGACAGATGGAATGATGATTACCGCAGCAAGCTGGAAGCCCTGATTCGCCGTAACCGCCAGAGCATCGTGGCGCTGGGAGAAGCCGGACTTGATTATGACAGGATGTTTTCGGCCAGGGAAAACCAAAAGAAATGTTTTTCTGATATCCTGGAGATGGCCGGTGACCTGGACCTCCCGCTGTTTCTGCATGAGCGGGCAGCGGAGCAGGATTTTATCAGGCTGTTGAAGAACCGCCGTGAATTGTGCAGGAGATCCGTGGTTCATTGCTTTACCGGCACCAGGGAGACCGCTTACAGGTACCTGCAGCTTGGCTGTTATATCGGAATCACAGGATGGATATGCGATGATCGGAGGAACAGGGATGTGGTGGAGGCAGTCAGGGTGATTCCTTTGGAACGGCTGATGATAGAGACAGACGCGCCCTATCTTACGCCTCTGAATATCCGGGGCCTGTCAAGGAGAAATGTACCCTCCAATATCGTGTATGTGGCGGAACGGATTGCTGAAATCAAGGGAGTGGATGTGGAGACTGTGAAGAAGATTGCCTTGGAAACCACCAGGACATTTTTTTCAGTGTAA
- a CDS encoding RNA 2'-phosphotransferase, giving the protein MGNKKAGSSEERLSVFLSLVLRHQPEAAGITLDEHGWADVEDLIQGISGTGRPMDMELLEDIVRTDEKGRYSFNEDRTLIRANQGHSIPVDVELTETAPPQVLYHGTASRFEQAILEQGLKPMSRLYVHLSGDAKTALTVGRRHGNPVVFEVDSGRMSRDGEHFYISQNGVWLTKRVKPEYLKRNI; this is encoded by the coding sequence ATGGGAAATAAAAAAGCAGGAAGCAGCGAAGAAAGGCTGAGCGTATTCCTGAGTCTTGTGCTGCGGCATCAGCCGGAAGCAGCCGGTATCACATTGGACGAACACGGATGGGCAGATGTGGAGGATTTGATTCAGGGCATCAGCGGCACAGGCAGACCGATGGATATGGAGCTGCTGGAGGATATCGTCAGGACGGATGAAAAGGGCCGGTACAGTTTCAATGAAGACCGGACTCTGATACGCGCCAACCAGGGGCACAGTATACCAGTGGATGTGGAGCTGACAGAGACAGCACCGCCTCAGGTCCTTTATCATGGGACTGCCAGCCGTTTTGAGCAGGCCATTCTGGAACAGGGCTTAAAGCCTATGAGCCGTCTTTATGTACACTTGTCCGGGGATGCCAAGACAGCATTAACGGTGGGAAGAAGGCATGGAAATCCGGTGGTATTTGAGGTGGACTCCGGCCGCATGAGCCGGGATGGTGAACATTTTTACATATCACAAAACGGGGTATGGCTGACAAAACGTGTAAAGCCGGAATACCTGAAACGGAATATCTGA
- a CDS encoding DUF2079 domain-containing protein produces MIKTIEQWLTGKRLLIILTMAAAVWFSFTAVMTVLRYRLNYASAYDFGIFSQMYYYMDKGLSPLTTCERDGLLSHFAVHLSPVFYVLLPFYKLVPRPETLLVLQSLVVISGMVPLCLLARTFCFTRLQTLCFGLMYCFYPAFMGGCFYDFHENKFLAVIILWCMYFLETGHFKSMLASAALLLMVKEDAPVYAACIGLYLFLWKKQYRWGAIVFLASCAYFCMAVWYINRFGDGAMINRFDNFISDKRLGLASMFKTILVNPAYVLSQIAVKDKIMFFLEMLLPLGFLPLMTKDWQKWTLLIPFVLINLMSNYIYQHSIYFQYTYGSGALLIYLALVNFRDIKNAPGRRRKGGDGYDGRLPATVCAWGLLCGLVLMGGVMYSKSKYAVLYHRHHEEAAQARTLLDQIPPDASVKSSTFFLPQLSMRDEVYLLTSSHPADYMVVDLRKGYEKDLEQILADCREQGYEPAGTVDGYVALLKQDVE; encoded by the coding sequence ATGATAAAAACCATAGAACAATGGCTGACCGGCAAAAGGCTGCTGATAATCCTCACCATGGCAGCGGCTGTCTGGTTCTCGTTCACCGCCGTCATGACCGTGCTGCGGTACCGGCTGAATTACGCGTCTGCTTATGATTTCGGAATCTTTTCACAGATGTATTACTACATGGATAAAGGCCTGTCTCCTCTTACCACATGTGAGCGCGACGGGCTTTTATCCCATTTTGCGGTCCATCTCTCACCTGTCTTTTATGTACTGCTGCCCTTTTACAAATTAGTCCCCCGTCCTGAGACCCTGCTGGTGCTCCAGTCCCTTGTTGTCATAAGCGGAATGGTTCCCTTGTGTCTTTTGGCCAGGACATTTTGCTTCACCCGCCTGCAAACCCTGTGTTTCGGTCTGATGTACTGTTTTTACCCGGCGTTTATGGGCGGATGTTTTTACGATTTCCACGAAAATAAATTCCTGGCCGTCATCATTCTCTGGTGCATGTACTTTTTGGAAACAGGCCATTTTAAATCCATGCTGGCCTCTGCCGCACTTCTCCTTATGGTGAAGGAGGATGCTCCTGTCTATGCGGCCTGTATCGGACTTTACCTGTTCCTTTGGAAAAAACAGTACCGTTGGGGAGCCATTGTCTTTCTTGCGTCATGCGCATATTTCTGCATGGCTGTCTGGTATATCAACCGGTTTGGGGACGGGGCCATGATTAACCGGTTTGACAATTTCATATCGGACAAACGTCTGGGCTTGGCCAGCATGTTTAAAACCATACTGGTCAATCCTGCCTATGTGCTGTCCCAGATTGCGGTGAAGGATAAAATCATGTTCTTCCTTGAAATGCTCCTTCCGCTGGGTTTCCTTCCGCTCATGACAAAAGACTGGCAGAAATGGACACTGCTCATCCCCTTTGTACTCATCAACCTGATGTCCAATTATATATACCAGCACTCCATATACTTTCAGTATACCTACGGTTCAGGAGCCCTGCTCATTTATCTGGCGTTGGTGAATTTCCGGGATATAAAAAATGCACCCGGCCGCAGGCGCAAAGGAGGTGACGGGTATGACGGACGGCTTCCGGCCACTGTCTGTGCCTGGGGCCTGCTGTGCGGCCTCGTCCTCATGGGAGGCGTGATGTACAGTAAGTCAAAATATGCCGTCCTGTATCACCGCCATCATGAGGAAGCTGCCCAGGCCAGGACTCTTCTGGACCAGATTCCTCCGGATGCCTCTGTAAAATCCTCCACCTTCTTCCTCCCCCAGCTTTCCATGCGGGATGAAGTCTATCTTCTCACAAGCAGCCATCCGGCTGACTATATGGTGGTGGACTTAAGAAAGGGTTATGAAAAGGACCTGGAACAGATTCTGGCAGACTGCCGGGAACAGGGATATGAGCCCGCAGGAACCGTGGACGGCTATGTGGCCCTGTTAAAGCAGGATGTGGAATGA
- a CDS encoding metallophosphoesterase produces the protein MQKKTHAVNPFYCGLTVHRYTEYSKKITKHLRAALITDLHSTIYGSAQEPLLTAVHSHSPDLILMAGDIADHKVPHKGTLLLLEGLKGQYPCYYVTGNHEHWIHQIPDIKKMFTGYGVTVLGGRTIRTAIKGQPLIIGGVDDPHAFTDSHHSVKLDSRWKEQFWRCCSRTSPDIYSILLSHRPELTKYYRDSGFDLIVAGHAHGGQFRMPGCPGGLLAPHQGFFPRYAGGQYALGSTSLIVSRGLCINRLPRIYNPPELVLVDLKPIS, from the coding sequence ATGCAGAAAAAAACACATGCTGTAAACCCATTTTACTGCGGTCTTACCGTACACCGTTATACGGAATACTCTAAAAAGATTACAAAACACCTGCGGGCAGCGCTGATAACAGATCTGCACAGCACCATATACGGCAGCGCCCAGGAGCCGCTTCTGACGGCCGTACACAGCCACAGCCCCGACCTGATTCTCATGGCAGGCGATATTGCTGATCACAAAGTCCCCCACAAAGGGACTTTACTGCTTTTAGAGGGTTTAAAGGGACAGTACCCCTGTTACTATGTTACGGGAAATCATGAGCATTGGATTCACCAGATACCTGACATCAAGAAAATGTTCACCGGATATGGGGTCACTGTCCTTGGAGGCCGGACAATCCGAACAGCCATCAAAGGGCAGCCTCTGATCATAGGAGGAGTGGATGACCCTCATGCATTTACCGACTCCCACCACTCCGTTAAACTGGACTCCCGATGGAAGGAACAGTTCTGGCGCTGCTGTTCCCGCACCTCCCCTGACATCTACTCCATCCTGCTGTCACACCGGCCGGAGCTCACCAAATATTACAGGGACAGCGGGTTTGACCTGATTGTGGCCGGTCATGCCCATGGGGGGCAGTTCCGCATGCCCGGCTGCCCTGGCGGGCTTCTGGCGCCTCACCAGGGCTTCTTTCCCCGATATGCAGGGGGACAGTATGCCCTGGGTTCCACATCTCTGATTGTCAGCCGGGGGCTGTGTATCAACAGGCTGCCCCGCATTTATAATCCTCCGGAATTGGTCCTGGTGGACCTGAAGCCCATTTCATAG
- a CDS encoding transcription repressor NadR has protein sequence MENAMNGTQRRRKLLDMMRLASAPLSGGALGRETGVSRQVVVQDIALLRTMGYPILSTARGYVLNVSKHASRFFKVCHTNEQTEDELVTIVDLGGTVVDVMVNHRVYGKMSAPLNIKNRRDVQLFMNNIKTGKSTPLMNVTSGYHFHHVCAEQEEILDEIEEALRKKHYLAELLPYEMSDDE, from the coding sequence ATGGAAAATGCGATGAACGGAACGCAGAGACGCAGGAAGCTTCTGGATATGATGAGGCTGGCTTCCGCCCCTTTATCCGGCGGGGCCCTTGGCAGGGAAACAGGTGTCAGCCGCCAGGTGGTGGTCCAGGATATTGCTCTCCTGCGCACCATGGGGTATCCCATTCTCTCCACTGCCCGCGGGTATGTTCTCAATGTATCCAAGCATGCGTCACGTTTTTTTAAGGTCTGCCACACCAATGAGCAGACAGAGGATGAACTGGTCACCATCGTGGACCTGGGCGGGACCGTGGTGGATGTCATGGTCAATCACCGGGTATACGGAAAAATGTCAGCTCCTCTCAACATCAAGAACCGCCGCGACGTACAGCTGTTCATGAACAATATAAAAACCGGAAAATCCACCCCGCTCATGAATGTCACTTCCGGCTACCACTTCCACCATGTCTGCGCCGAGCAGGAGGAGATACTGGACGAGATAGAGGAGGCTCTGAGGAAAAAGCACTATCTGGCAGAGCTGCTGCCCTATGAGATGTCCGATGATGAGTAA
- the nadC gene encoding carboxylating nicotinate-nucleotide diphosphorylase, translating into MNPITMQLIADKYIRLALEEDISSEDVSTNAVMPEYKKGQVQLICKEDGIIAGLQIFKRVFTLLDPETKVVFDVRDGEQVKKGQHLATVTGDVRVLLSGERTALNYLQRLSGIATYTHTVAGMLEGTRTKLLDTRKTTPCMRVFEKYAVRIGGGQNHRYNLSDGVLLKDNHIDAAGGVREAVAAAKAYAPFVRKIEVETENLDMVKDAVDAGADIIMLDNMTPEQMAEAIRLIDGRAKTECSGNMTKENIRTVTELGVDYVSSGALTHSAPILDISLKHLKVLTD; encoded by the coding sequence ATGAATCCAATTACCATGCAGCTTATTGCTGACAAATACATACGTCTTGCCCTGGAGGAGGATATCAGCAGCGAGGACGTATCCACCAACGCAGTCATGCCTGAGTATAAAAAGGGTCAGGTACAGCTTATCTGCAAGGAAGACGGCATCATTGCCGGGTTACAGATTTTTAAGCGCGTATTTACGCTTCTGGATCCTGAAACCAAGGTGGTATTTGATGTCAGGGACGGAGAACAAGTAAAAAAGGGCCAGCATCTGGCCACGGTCACAGGAGATGTGCGCGTCCTTTTATCCGGCGAACGGACCGCGTTAAATTATCTGCAGCGTTTAAGCGGCATTGCCACTTATACCCATACGGTTGCAGGGATGCTTGAAGGGACCCGGACAAAGCTTCTGGACACCCGGAAAACCACTCCCTGCATGCGTGTTTTTGAAAAATATGCTGTCCGGATTGGCGGCGGACAGAATCACCGCTATAACCTGTCTGACGGCGTTCTCTTAAAGGATAACCACATTGACGCAGCCGGAGGCGTCAGGGAGGCGGTTGCCGCTGCAAAGGCATACGCTCCCTTTGTCCGTAAGATTGAGGTAGAGACAGAGAACCTTGACATGGTAAAGGACGCAGTGGATGCAGGCGCCGACATTATCATGCTGGATAACATGACTCCGGAACAGATGGCTGAAGCCATACGCTTAATTGACGGCCGGGCCAAAACCGAGTGCTCCGGCAACATGACAAAAGAAAATATCCGGACCGTCACGGAGCTGGGCGTGGATTATGTATCCAGCGGCGCACTGACCCACTCTGCCCCGATTCTGGATATCAGTTTGAAGCACTTGAAGGTGCTGACGGATTAA
- a CDS encoding L-aspartate oxidase, with translation MTKHIYCDVVIAGCGVAGLYTALNLPEDLHVLMICKEDMDTCDSMLAQGGICVLRGEDDYEPYFEDTMRAGHYENRKESVDLMIRTSPGIIRHLLELGVGFDKNPDGSLKYTKEGAHSRPRICFHEDITGKAITTVLQERTAALPNVDIMEYTVMTDILTANGACAGIQARTRDNSSLFIHARDTVMATGGIGGLYQHSTNFPCLTGDALTVAQKHGVKLEHLDYVQIHPTSLYTEKPGRSFLISESARGEGAVLLNGKGERFVNELLPRDAVSQSIEAEMKKEGSCHVWLSFAPIPQKTILEHFPHIYETCLEEGYDITKEPIPVVPAQHYFMGGVWVDLDSRTSMEHLYAVGETSCNGVHGKNRLASNSLLESLVFAGKAAKRIENSQKGRIHYESNYHAAYC, from the coding sequence ATGACAAAACATATATACTGTGATGTGGTGATTGCAGGCTGCGGGGTGGCAGGATTATACACTGCCCTGAACCTGCCGGAGGACCTGCATGTCCTGATGATATGCAAGGAGGATATGGATACCTGTGATTCCATGCTGGCTCAGGGAGGCATCTGTGTGCTCCGGGGAGAGGATGACTATGAGCCGTACTTTGAGGACACCATGAGAGCTGGCCATTACGAAAACCGGAAGGAAAGCGTGGATTTGATGATACGCACCAGCCCCGGTATCATCCGGCATCTGTTAGAGCTTGGGGTAGGGTTTGACAAGAACCCGGATGGTAGTTTAAAATATACAAAGGAAGGCGCCCATTCCAGGCCCAGAATCTGTTTTCATGAGGATATCACCGGTAAGGCCATCACCACGGTACTCCAGGAACGGACAGCCGCGCTCCCCAATGTGGATATCATGGAATATACCGTTATGACAGATATTCTGACCGCAAACGGAGCCTGTGCCGGCATCCAGGCCAGGACAAGGGACAACAGCTCCCTCTTCATCCATGCCCGTGACACGGTCATGGCCACCGGAGGCATTGGAGGGCTCTATCAGCATTCCACTAATTTTCCCTGTCTCACAGGCGACGCACTGACCGTTGCCCAAAAGCATGGCGTAAAGCTGGAACACCTGGATTACGTCCAGATTCATCCCACCAGCCTTTACACGGAAAAGCCCGGCAGGTCCTTTCTCATCTCGGAATCAGCCCGCGGCGAAGGGGCTGTGCTCTTAAACGGCAAAGGCGAACGCTTTGTCAATGAGCTGCTGCCCAGGGACGCGGTATCCCAGTCCATTGAAGCAGAGATGAAAAAAGAGGGAAGCTGCCATGTATGGCTGTCATTTGCGCCCATACCCCAAAAAACCATACTGGAACATTTTCCCCACATATATGAAACATGTCTTGAGGAGGGTTATGACATCACAAAAGAGCCTATCCCGGTGGTGCCTGCCCAGCATTATTTTATGGGAGGCGTGTGGGTGGACCTGGATTCCAGAACCTCCATGGAGCATCTGTACGCAGTGGGTGAAACCAGCTGCAACGGGGTTCACGGAAAGAACCGCCTGGCCAGCAACAGCCTGTTGGAAAGCCTGGTGTTTGCCGGAAAAGCCGCAAAAAGAATAGAGAACAGCCAGAAAGGGAGAATACATTATGAATCCAATTACCATGCAGCTTATTGCTGA
- the nadA gene encoding quinolinate synthase NadA: MTKQEEIKQLKAEQDAVILAHYYVDPQVQELADYIGDSFYLSKVAAGLENRTLVFCGVSFMGESGKLLSPDKVVLMPDAQADCPMAHMVTKEEVEQYRKEYPGLAVVCYINSTAEIKSWSDVCVTSANAVQIVRNLPNQDILFIPDKNLGRYVASQVPEKHVMLVKGCCPVHDQMSPKEVSGLKKIHPNALVLAHPECNAQVLELADYIGSTTGILKYAAGSTSREFIICTEIGVRHELEQQNPDKQFYFPDTEPICRDMKKITLDKIIHVLRTGQNQAFVPEAYVPSAGRALEQMLKLAR; encoded by the coding sequence ATGACTAAGCAGGAAGAAATAAAACAGTTAAAAGCAGAGCAGGATGCCGTCATCCTGGCCCATTATTATGTGGATCCCCAGGTACAGGAACTGGCGGATTACATAGGAGATTCTTTCTATTTGAGCAAGGTGGCGGCCGGTCTTGAAAACAGAACGCTTGTGTTCTGCGGAGTCTCCTTTATGGGCGAAAGCGGAAAGCTCCTGAGTCCCGACAAGGTGGTCCTGATGCCCGACGCCCAGGCAGACTGCCCCATGGCCCACATGGTAACCAAGGAGGAAGTGGAGCAATACAGAAAAGAATATCCCGGCCTTGCAGTGGTCTGTTACATCAATTCCACAGCCGAAATCAAGTCCTGGTCCGATGTGTGCGTCACATCTGCCAATGCGGTACAGATTGTAAGGAACCTGCCAAACCAGGACATCCTTTTCATACCGGATAAGAATCTGGGCCGGTACGTGGCCAGCCAGGTACCTGAAAAGCATGTGATGCTGGTAAAAGGCTGCTGCCCTGTCCACGACCAAATGTCCCCCAAGGAGGTATCCGGCTTAAAGAAAATACATCCAAATGCCCTGGTACTGGCCCACCCGGAATGCAATGCCCAGGTGCTTGAGCTGGCTGATTATATCGGTTCCACCACCGGGATTCTCAAATATGCTGCCGGCAGCACCTCCCGGGAATTCATTATCTGCACAGAAATTGGCGTGCGTCATGAGCTGGAACAGCAGAATCCGGACAAACAGTTTTATTTTCCTGATACAGAACCAATCTGCCGGGATATGAAAAAGATAACCCTGGACAAAATCATCCATGTCCTGCGCACAGGGCAAAACCAGGCATTTGTCCCCGAAGCCTATGTCCCGTCAGCCGGCAGGGCGCTGGAGCAGATGCTTAAGCTTGCACGGTAG